The bacterium genome window below encodes:
- a CDS encoding protein-L-isoaspartate(D-aspartate) O-methyltransferase, protein MDYSENRKLMVEAQIERRGIKNERVLTVMRELPRHLFVEERYHDSAYADHPLPIGDGQTISQPYIVALMTEKLNLSGNEKVLEIGTGSGYQTAVLAKLSREIYTIERFSSLSFNARNVLAGLGFNNIVFKTGDGSLGWKEFSPFDRILVTAAAPEIPAALFEQLKDNGQMVVPVGPRFSQVLTLVIKDKNGNMVKEEICGCVFVPLVGICGWKGNFDD, encoded by the coding sequence ATGGATTATTCGGAAAATCGGAAGCTTATGGTTGAAGCGCAGATAGAGAGGCGCGGGATAAAAAATGAGCGGGTTTTAACAGTAATGAGGGAATTACCGCGGCATTTATTTGTTGAGGAAAGGTATCATGACTCGGCTTATGCCGATCATCCCCTGCCTATAGGGGACGGCCAGACAATTTCACAGCCGTATATTGTGGCTTTGATGACTGAAAAATTAAACCTTTCAGGAAATGAAAAAGTTTTGGAAATCGGAACGGGGTCCGGTTACCAGACAGCAGTGCTCGCGAAATTGTCAAGGGAGATTTACACTATTGAAAGGTTCAGCAGTTTATCTTTTAATGCCCGGAATGTCCTTGCTGGTTTAGGTTTTAATAATATCGTTTTTAAAACGGGCGACGGCAGTTTAGGATGGAAAGAATTTTCGCCTTTTGACAGGATTCTTGTGACTGCCGCGGCGCCGGAAATACCCGCGGCACTTTTTGAGCAATTAAAAGACAACGGGCAGATGGTTGTTCCTGTCGGGCCCAGATTTTCCCAGGTTCTTACCCTGGTAATAAAGGACAAAAACGGGAATATGGTTAAAGAAGAAATATGCGGCTGTGTTTTTGTCCCGTTAGTCGGGATTTGCGGCTGGAAAGGCAATTTTGATGATTGA